GCCTTAAGAATACGAAGCCAAAGTCTTACCCAGTATTAGAAGGCGATACGTTTATTGGTACAGTAACTCGAATTGACGTGATGCGTGCACTTCGTTCTGTTTATGGTGAAAAAGCCGATGCTAACGTAAACCAGCCAGCGTTAGAAATTGCATAAGTGCTATTACTTCATAAGCACTGCTACTTCATAAGGGCGAACAATTCATAAGAACTAATAAAGCTTAGAAGCCCCAAATAGAAAAGTCGCTCTGACACCAATGGGTGTTAGAGCGACTTTTTTAATTAGCTTTTTAGTCAGACAGCTGGGCAGTGAATGTGTCCTATAAACATCTCGCTAATGTCTTACTTACGGATACCTTCCACGTGCATTTCCATGTCAACGTAGCTTGATGAACCCATCACTGGAATATTAAAGTCGGCAAGTTCTAATCGAGTTGAGCCAACAAAACCGGCGCGATATCCGCCCCACGGGTCTTTGCCTTCACCAATAAACGAAGCTTCAATAACAATCGGTTTGGTTACGCCGTGCAAGTTAAGGTTACCCTTTACTTCCAGCATCCCTTTACCCTTGTCTACGACTTCAGTACTTTCAAACGTTGCCGTAGAAAATTTACTAGCATTAATAAAGTCACCGCTGCGAATGTGTTTATCACGCTCTGAATGATTGGAGTCTAAACTGCGAGTATCAACGTTAACTTTAATAGACGAGGCCGCAACGTTATTTTCATCATATGAAAAGTCACCATCAAAAGTATTGAATCGACCTTTGATAAAACTATAACCTAAGTGGCTTACCTTAAAGTTGATTGAAGCGTGAGCGCCACTAGTATCAATCTTATAATCCGCAGCCGAAGCATGTAACGGAAGCAGAGCAGAAACCGCTAAGCCTAGTGTAAGTAGTGTTTTTTTCATTTCCTTTCTCCTATCA
This DNA window, taken from Vibrio tapetis subsp. tapetis, encodes the following:
- a CDS encoding YceI family protein, which encodes MKKTLLTLGLAVSALLPLHASAADYKIDTSGAHASINFKVSHLGYSFIKGRFNTFDGDFSYDENNVAASSIKVNVDTRSLDSNHSERDKHIRSGDFINASKFSTATFESTEVVDKGKGMLEVKGNLNLHGVTKPIVIEASFIGEGKDPWGGYRAGFVGSTRLELADFNIPVMGSSSYVDMEMHVEGIRK